The Metabacillus sediminilitoris genome window below encodes:
- a CDS encoding chemotaxis protein CheD: MNIETNVIKVGIADLNIVKSPNHIRTSGLGSCVGLIIFDKHNEIAGLAHIMLPDSSLANKGSFNQAKYADTAIPLLIHRLTMAGARSRALLAKMAGGAQMFQFQNTNDMMRIGPRNIEAIKKQLHEYNIPLISEDVGGNSGRTIEFDPVSCELTIRTVNKGTKVI; encoded by the coding sequence ATGAATATTGAAACAAATGTAATTAAAGTTGGTATTGCAGATCTAAATATTGTTAAATCGCCAAATCATATCCGTACATCAGGGTTAGGCTCATGTGTAGGATTAATTATATTTGACAAACATAATGAAATAGCTGGGTTAGCTCATATCATGCTACCGGACTCTTCTCTAGCTAATAAAGGGTCTTTTAACCAGGCGAAATATGCTGATACAGCTATACCTTTACTTATTCATAGATTAACGATGGCTGGTGCAAGAAGCAGGGCATTACTGGCAAAAATGGCTGGCGGGGCACAAATGTTCCAATTTCAAAATACGAACGATATGATGAGAATTGGTCCAAGAAATATTGAAGCAATTAAGAAGCAATTACACGAGTACAACATCCCGTTAATAAGTGAAGATGTTGGAGGAAACAGCGGAAGAACGATTGAATTTGATCCCGTATCATGTGAATTAACGATAAGAACAGTAAACAAAGGGACAAAAGTGATTTAA